A stretch of DNA from Nitrospira sp. KM1:
TGGCCTGCAGGACGAGTTGCACGGCTTCGGGGATGGTCATAAAAAATCGCGTGATGTCCGGATGCGTGACGGTCACCGGACCTCCGGTTCTGATCTGTTCGGCGAACAGCGGAACGACGCTGCCATTGCTTCCCAGTACATTGCCGAACCGCACGACGGTACATTTCGTTTTCCCGCGTCGGTTGATCATCTGAATAAACTCTTCGGCAACCCTCTTCGTCGCGCCCATGACGCTCGTCGGGTTCACGGCCTTATCGGTCGAAATAAGGATAAAACGATCGACATGGCCGGCTAATGCGGCTTCAGCCACCGTCCGGGTCCCCATGACATTGTTCCTCACGGCCTCTTTGGGGTTCAGCTCCATCAACGGTACATGTTTGTGGGCCGCGGCATGGAAAACCAGTTCGGGACGAGTATGATCAAAAACCTCGGCGACCCGTTCTGGCACGGTGACATCACCGACGATGGACAAGAGCGGTAGACGGGGAAACCGCTTGCGGAGTTCGAGGTCGAGCGCATGCAGGCTATTCTCGTACCTGTCGAAGAGGATAAGCAGCGCCGGCCTATATTCGGCAATTTGCCGGCACAATTCCGACCCAATCGAACCTCCGGCCCCCGTGACCAAGACCCTCTTGCCGTCGAGCAACGGATGAAGTTCCTGGCGGTCGGTCTGCACGGGCTCACGCTGCAGGAGATCTTCGAGACTCATCGGCCGGACCTGCCTGAGCGCGGCCGGATCGGCTAAGAGCTGTTTGACACTGGGAAGGATCTTGATGGGAACTTTGCACCCCTCGGAAGCTGCGAGAATGCGTCGTTTGAGGGCATTCGATGCGGAAGGGATCGCGACAATGATCTCGTGAACGACCAGCCCTCTCGTCAGATCGGAAATATCTTCGATCCCGCCCGCCACAGGCACTCCATGAATCCTCATGGAGCGCTTCACGGGGTCATCGTCGACCATGCCGACCGGCCGGTAATGGTAGCGGGCGTCACTCAGCATGTCGCGTACCAGCAATTCCCCGGCATTCCCCGCACCAACGACCAGCACACGGCGGACGGAATGACTCAAGACTTGGGCCCATTCACGGAACCATCGGACAGCCAAACGGATTCCGGCCAGATACAAGGCACCCAGCAGACCGGTGAGAATGATGACGGATCTCGGATAGGCCACCAATCCCAGCAGGAGATGCAGCACACCAAACAGGACCACGGCGCTCGCCACCGACGCCCATAAGATTCGACCCAGATCGTGAAGTCCCACGTAGCGCCAGAGACCGTGCTGGATCCCGAATACGAAAAACCCGGAGCCGAAGATGAGCAACACGATCGGAAGCGTATTGACGAGCAGCCGCCCATATCCAGGCGGGATCTCCCCATCGAATCTCAATGCGAACGCGGAAAGATTCGCGGCAGCGATAAGCCCAAGCTGCACGATGAGAATCAGGATAGAGCGATAGCGGACGAGGACCGTTCCGTGACGATCGACGAACTGTCTGAACACTCTGATGATCGTCTGACGCATGCGCTATGCGGACCTCATTGGCCCACACTGCCGGACCGGATAATACATCACGGTCAGTGCAAAAAGAACCCAGAATAGGATGGCCAGGGACCCGACAAACATTTGATCAAATTGGAGTCGAACAAAAAGTCCGATCATTCCGACCAACCCTCCCACCAACACGATTTGGGAGAGCAGATCGGTGGCCGACCTCAATTGCCGCGCCGTCGTGAGAACGGCAGCGGCATACAACCATAGGTACAGGGCGAGGCCGGGAATCCCCACATGCAGCGCATGATACAGAAGGATGTTATGCGTACCCCTCTCCCTGACAGTCGCATGCCCGGCCGGAA
This window harbors:
- a CDS encoding nucleoside-diphosphate sugar epimerase/dehydratase codes for the protein MRQTIIRVFRQFVDRHGTVLVRYRSILILIVQLGLIAAANLSAFALRFDGEIPPGYGRLLVNTLPIVLLIFGSGFFVFGIQHGLWRYVGLHDLGRILWASVASAVVLFGVLHLLLGLVAYPRSVIILTGLLGALYLAGIRLAVRWFREWAQVLSHSVRRVLVVGAGNAGELLVRDMLSDARYHYRPVGMVDDDPVKRSMRIHGVPVAGGIEDISDLTRGLVVHEIIVAIPSASNALKRRILAASEGCKVPIKILPSVKQLLADPAALRQVRPMSLEDLLQREPVQTDRQELHPLLDGKRVLVTGAGGSIGSELCRQIAEYRPALLILFDRYENSLHALDLELRKRFPRLPLLSIVGDVTVPERVAEVFDHTRPELVFHAAAHKHVPLMELNPKEAVRNNVMGTRTVAEAALAGHVDRFILISTDKAVNPTSVMGATKRVAEEFIQMINRRGKTKCTVVRFGNVLGSNGSVVPLFAEQIRTGGPVTVTHPDITRFFMTIPEAVQLVLQASLLGQGGDVFVLDMGEQIKVADLAKNMIVLSGLVPEADIPIVYTGLRPGEKLFEELFEEEESVEPTSHEKIRRAVSRRTTGADTLDHLIARLEATLEHTDDEEVIRLLQEAIPTYSPMIQTGG